A single genomic interval of Xyrauchen texanus isolate HMW12.3.18 chromosome 8, RBS_HiC_50CHRs, whole genome shotgun sequence harbors:
- the LOC127647572 gene encoding myosin phosphatase Rho-interacting protein-like isoform X1 gives MTRLDLPPHRTSPRGWTEISHGHDSFGQFSFSHGSVKDRRERESGNSSLGRAAGSRAFSDKSPPAPYRHSERGHPLPSNKSPEPKASIPFRNPDLGVPSERRTSEIHNPELPPMNYTPELLDLNVEVEALAGPRSLSPTPFKQAESLITSSRKGGRNVHSSPTSQPGMLSSSQRGSSLSRSTSPGHSTSPFKRAESSSTLNMVGFRPSSVSSPTRQPGMLSSSQRGPSLVQSSSPSRSASPFRRAESSSSLNMVGFRSSGVSQGQASSTPSRNSYSGGMQKNFRSLASTMSTVISVNKSLSHMDLRGTLRKSETNSSIVGSIENRGSSSTSRNGYDSPGQNAVWKTETKSPPYERSHDRQSSSPSRRCYDTRSQTPMGSIETSRSERQIQEGRRSATPVRKGYGTPSQSEKISISKGWSHDKKSPSPSRKGYEAQSQLGLKKSEAKSSLHSHNQDSRHSSPRRVLYQNSGQSLIRKTETRQSSSSHGLKSHSPSSSRWGNDAPNQSLPRKSESGRNSSMSTLRHDPACHTPLRNTMSDRTDSTSYVRNTMSNQSHQDSNPSSGHWRGSSHSLLNQSDSRNSSPSHHSSEKKQFSSSQKSTHVVRETSQNESRRSSVRLGQEVQNTTPKNHRSLTRSPSPPLQRHTSSQSSMDSESSHLSAGSSGLNREEYTMMADLPKVKTVFQREDQSHLGRIESRQRREPLYKPASHSQTKAPHSDWDEAEDERDSGTLSRAHSSSSLHTQRASTPTTEKMHICWNLSRTSGQNQKAHRPSVYFSCSVEQTDEESIQQPDLLNFKKGWMSKLDESGEWRKHWFVLTDAGLKYYRDSAAEERDDVDGEIDLKSCVKVCEFDVEKNYGFQIQTRDAMFTLSAMTAGIRRNWIEVLRKSVRPNSSPDLTQLPDCSGDKENIHHRLHRQSDAASTANIPQRKFDYVELSPVATPSTPASASQRESGEGQVKEHSQWQEERVRDDTHSQWEAVLSRKGAGQLSEQRRIEEEIERKWAEFERLPLKGMRSLPPMGARSGPLANQALEREVVASLRQQLVELRAAQGGREGSCRGAESRCSESLQQMERMHRETLQELHKQHAQQISALERERDALLREETEATARVMEALQKAYKEELEKTTRLAERHGVDTHTLDKQQQAEMSSLRRELDCLSERYSHKCLELNRAQQHNTDTERQMRERDTQIEQLKRDNQDLQARLSEEIKVIQSVVTGQGSDAVSDGSDRSWCETQVLLRLRENELQYLHKEINSLRNQLHFITTEKSSVCERYREVSEELNVMKSRSEREIETLREHLSLALNALQEEQHIDNTLQH, from the exons ATGACCCGTTTGGATCTGCCACCACACCGGACAAGCCCCCGAGGCTGGACAGAGATATCCCATGGCCATGATAGTTTTGGGCAGTTCAGTTTTTCTCACG GTAGCGTTAAAGACAGGAGGGAACGGGAGAGTGGAAATTCCTCTCTGGGTAGAGCTGCAGGTAGCAGAGCATTCAGTGATAAAAGCCCTCCTGCTCCTTATCGGCATTCTGAGAGAGGGCACCCCCTACCCAGCAACAAAAGCCCAGAACCCAAAGCCAGCATTCCGTTTCGGAACCCAGATCTGGGTGTCCCTTCTGAAAGGAGAACCTCTGAGATTCATAATCCTGAGTTACCCCCTATGAACTATACACCAGAGCTGCTGGATCTCAATGTAGAAGTGGAAGCCCTTGCTGGTCCCAGGTCCCTGAGTCCCACCCCTTTCAAACAAGCTGAATCGCTGATCACCTCAAGCCGAAAAGGTGGACGAAATGTACACTCATCTCCTACCAGCCAGCCAGGAATGCTCAGCTCTTCTCAAAGAGGTTCCAGCCTGTCACGGTCCACTTCTCCTGGCCATAGTACTTCACCATTCAAAAGGGCAGAGTCCAGCTCCACTCTCAACATGGTTGGTTTTCGGCCTAGCAGTGTGTCATCTCCCACCCGTCAGCCAGGAATGCTCAGCTCTTCCCAAAGAGGTCCTAGCCTGGTACAGTCCTCCTCTCCCAGCCGTAGTGCTTCACCATTCAGACGGGCAGAGTCCAGTTCCTCCCTGAACATGGTTGGTTTTCGGTCTAGCGGTGTCTCGCAGGGACAGGCATCGAGCACTCCATCAAGGAACAGTTACTCTGGAGGCATGCAGAAAAACTTCAGATCACTTGCAAGCACCATGAGCACAGTCATTAGTGTCAATAAGTCACTGTCCCACATGGATCTGAGAGGCACTTTACGGAAATCTGAGACCAACAGCTCTATCGTTGGGTCTATAGAGAACCGCGGTAGCTCCTCAACTTCCAGGAATGGTTATGATAGCCCTGGTCAAAATGCTGTTTGGAAAACGGAAACAAAAAGCCCTCCATACGAGCGCAGTCATGACAGACAGAGTTCATCCCCCTCAAGGAGGTGCTATGACACAAGAAGCCAGACCCCAATGGGTAGTATTGAGACTAGTAGATCAGAGAGACAGATTCAAGAGGGTCGACGCAGTGCGACTCCAGTCAGGAAAGGCTATGGAACCCCAAGCCAATCAGAGAAAATATCCATTTCAAAGGGGTGGAGTCATGACAAAAAAAGTCCTTCACCATCCAGGAAAGGCTATGAAGCTCAAAGCCAACTGGGACTAAAGAAATCAGAAGCAAAGAGCTCCCTTCACAGCCACAACCAAGACAGCCGACACTCCTCCCCAAGAAGAGTTCTTTACCAAAACTCTGGACAATCATTGATCCGTAAAACCGAAACAAGGCAATCCTCCTCAAGCCATGGACTCAAGAGCCACAGTCCCTCCTCTTCAAGGTGGGGAAATGATGCTCCTAACCAATCTCTTCCACGCAAGTCAGAAAGTGGGCGAAACTCCTCTATGTCTACACTGAGGCATGACCCTGCATGCCACACCCCTCTGAGGAACACTATGAGTGACAGAACTGACTCCACCTCTTATGTAAGAAACACTATGAGCAACCAATCACATCAGGATTCAAATCCTTCATCGGGTCACTGGAGAGGCTCCTCACACTCTCTCCTCAACCAATCAGACTCACGTAACTCCTCCCCCTCACACCACAGCAGTGAGAAGAAACAATTCAGCTCTTCTCAGAAATCCACTCATGTTGTCCGGGAAACTTCACAAAACGAAAGCAGGAGGAGTAGTGTAAGGCTGGGGCAAGAGGTTCAAAATACTACCCCTAAAAACCACCGATCACTGACGAGAAGCCCCTCCCCTCCATTGCAAAGACACACCTCCTCTCAAAGCTCCATGGATTCTGAGTCAAGTCATCTCTCAGCTGGGTCTTCAGGTCTGAACCGGGAGGAATACACCATGATGGCAGATCTTCCGAAGGTCAAAACAGTCTTCCAAAGGGAGGATCAGAGTCACCTGGGAAGAATCGAGAGCCGACAGAGACGAGAACCTCTTTACAAACCAGCCAG TCACTCTCAGACCAAAGCTCCTCACTCAGACTGGGACGAAGCAGAGGATGAAAGAGACAGTGGTACACTCTCAAGAGCTCACTCCTCCAGCTCCCTTCATACACAg AGAGCGAGCACTCCAACCACAGAGAAGATGCACATCTGCTGGAACTTATCCAGAACATCAGGACAGAACCAG AAAGCTCATAGACCATCAGTGTATTTCTCCTGCAGTGTGGAACAGACTGATGAAGAATCCATCCAACAG CCTGATCTGCTGAACTTTAAGAAGGGATGGATGTCTAAACTGGATGAGAGTGGAGAG TGGAGGAAACACTGGTTTGTGTTGACTGATGCTGGACTGAAGTACTACAGAGATTCAGCAGCAGAGGAG CGAGATGATGTGGACGGAGAGATCGATCTGAAGtcatgtgtgaaagtgtgtgagttTGACGTGGAGAAGAACTACGGCTTCCAGATACAG ACGAGAGATGCCATGTTCACTCTGTCTGCCATGACGGCAGGAATCAGGAGGAACTGGATTGAAGTTTTGAGGAAAAGCGTTCGACCGAACAGCTCTCCAGACCTTACACA GTTACCAGACTGCAGCGGTGATAAAGAAAATATTCACCATCGACTACACAGACAATCAGACGCCGCCTCCACCGCAAACATCCCTCAGAGAAAATTTGACTATGTTGAGCTGTCACCTGTAGCCACGCCTTCCACTCCTGCCTCGGCCAGTCAGAGAGAGTCAGGGGAGGGGCAGGTGAAGGAACACAGCCAGTGGCAGGAGGAGAGGGTGCGTGACGACACTCACAGCCAATGGGAGGCGGTGCTGTCACGCAAGGGGGCGGGTCAGCTGTCGGAACAGAGACGAATAGAGGAGGAGATTGAGAGGAAATGGGCGGAGTTTGAGCGGCTGCCACTCAAAGGGATGAGGTCACTTCCACCGATGGGGGCACGGTCTGGCCCGTTAGCCAATCAGGCTCTGGAGAGGGAGGTA GTGGCGTCTCTGAGGCAGCAGCTGGTGGAGTTGCGGGCTGCGCAGGGGGGGAGGGAGGGGTCATGTCGTGGGGCGGAGTCTCGCTGCAGTGAGAGTCTGCAGCAGATGGAGCGCATGCACAGAGAGACGCTGCAGGAGCTGCATAAACAACATGCTCAACAGATCAGCGcactggagagagaaagagatgcacTGCTGCGCGAGGAGACGGAGGCCACCGCACGCG TGATGGAGGCGTTACAGAAAGCATACAAAGAAGAACTGGAGAAAACCACACGACTCGCAGAGAGACACGGagtagatacacacacactcgacaAACAACAACA ggcAGAGATGTCGTCTCTGAGGAGAGAGTTGGACTGTTTGTCTGAGCGATACTCTCATAAGTGTCTGGAACTGAATCGGGCTCAACAACACAACACcgacacagagagacagatgagagagagagacacacagatagaGCAGCTCAAGAGAGATAACCAG GATTTACAGGCTCGTCTCTCAGAGGAGATCAAGGTCATTCAGTCTGTGGTCACAGGTCAGGGGTCAGATGCAGTGAGTGATGGCAGTGACCGGTCATGGTGTGAGACGCAG GTGCTGTTGCGGTTGAGAGAGAATGAACTACAGTATTTGCATAAAGAAA
- the LOC127647572 gene encoding myosin phosphatase Rho-interacting protein-like isoform X2, giving the protein MTRLDLPPHRTSPRGWTEISHGHDSFGQFSFSHGSVKDRRERESGNSSLGRAAGSRAFSDKSPPAPYRHSERGHPLPSNKSPEPKASIPFRNPDLGVPSERRTSEIHNPELPPMNYTPELLDLNVEVEALAGPRSLSPTPFKQAESLITSSRKGGRNVHSSPTSQPGMLSSSQRGSSLSRSTSPGHSTSPFKRAESSSTLNMVGFRPSSVSSPTRQPGMLSSSQRGPSLVQSSSPSRSASPFRRAESSSSLNMVGFRSSGVSQGQASSTPSRNSYSGGMQKNFRSLASTMSTVISVNKSLSHMDLRGTLRKSETNSSIVGSIENRGSSSTSRNGYDSPGQNAVWKTETKSPPYERSHDRQSSSPSRRCYDTRSQTPMGSIETSRSERQIQEGRRSATPVRKGYGTPSQSEKISISKGWSHDKKSPSPSRKGYEAQSQLGLKKSEAKSSLHSHNQDSRHSSPRRVLYQNSGQSLIRKTETRQSSSSHGLKSHSPSSSRWGNDAPNQSLPRKSESGRNSSMSTLRHDPACHTPLRNTMSDRTDSTSYVRNTMSNQSHQDSNPSSGHWRGSSHSLLNQSDSRNSSPSHHSSEKKQFSSSQKSTHVVRETSQNESRRSSVRLGQEVQNTTPKNHRSLTRSPSPPLQRHTSSQSSMDSESSHLSAGSSGLNREEYTMMADLPKVKTVFQREDQSHLGRIESRQRREPLYKPASHSQTKAPHSDWDEAEDERDSGTLSRAHSSSSLHTQRASTPTTEKMHICWNLSRTSGQNQKAHRPSVYFSCSVEQTDEESIQQPDLLNFKKGWMSKLDESGEWRKHWFVLTDAGLKYYRDSAAEERDDVDGEIDLKSCVKVCEFDVEKNYGFQIQTRDAMFTLSAMTAGIRRNWIEVLRKSVRPNSSPDLTQLPDCSGDKENIHHRLHRQSDAASTANIPQRKFDYVELSPVATPSTPASASQRESGEGQVKEHSQWQEERVRDDTHSQWEAVLSRKGAGQLSEQRRIEEEIERKWAEFERLPLKGMRSLPPMGARSGPLANQALEREVASLRQQLVELRAAQGGREGSCRGAESRCSESLQQMERMHRETLQELHKQHAQQISALERERDALLREETEATARVMEALQKAYKEELEKTTRLAERHGVDTHTLDKQQQAEMSSLRRELDCLSERYSHKCLELNRAQQHNTDTERQMRERDTQIEQLKRDNQDLQARLSEEIKVIQSVVTGQGSDAVSDGSDRSWCETQVLLRLRENELQYLHKEINSLRNQLHFITTEKSSVCERYREVSEELNVMKSRSEREIETLREHLSLALNALQEEQHIDNTLQH; this is encoded by the exons ATGACCCGTTTGGATCTGCCACCACACCGGACAAGCCCCCGAGGCTGGACAGAGATATCCCATGGCCATGATAGTTTTGGGCAGTTCAGTTTTTCTCACG GTAGCGTTAAAGACAGGAGGGAACGGGAGAGTGGAAATTCCTCTCTGGGTAGAGCTGCAGGTAGCAGAGCATTCAGTGATAAAAGCCCTCCTGCTCCTTATCGGCATTCTGAGAGAGGGCACCCCCTACCCAGCAACAAAAGCCCAGAACCCAAAGCCAGCATTCCGTTTCGGAACCCAGATCTGGGTGTCCCTTCTGAAAGGAGAACCTCTGAGATTCATAATCCTGAGTTACCCCCTATGAACTATACACCAGAGCTGCTGGATCTCAATGTAGAAGTGGAAGCCCTTGCTGGTCCCAGGTCCCTGAGTCCCACCCCTTTCAAACAAGCTGAATCGCTGATCACCTCAAGCCGAAAAGGTGGACGAAATGTACACTCATCTCCTACCAGCCAGCCAGGAATGCTCAGCTCTTCTCAAAGAGGTTCCAGCCTGTCACGGTCCACTTCTCCTGGCCATAGTACTTCACCATTCAAAAGGGCAGAGTCCAGCTCCACTCTCAACATGGTTGGTTTTCGGCCTAGCAGTGTGTCATCTCCCACCCGTCAGCCAGGAATGCTCAGCTCTTCCCAAAGAGGTCCTAGCCTGGTACAGTCCTCCTCTCCCAGCCGTAGTGCTTCACCATTCAGACGGGCAGAGTCCAGTTCCTCCCTGAACATGGTTGGTTTTCGGTCTAGCGGTGTCTCGCAGGGACAGGCATCGAGCACTCCATCAAGGAACAGTTACTCTGGAGGCATGCAGAAAAACTTCAGATCACTTGCAAGCACCATGAGCACAGTCATTAGTGTCAATAAGTCACTGTCCCACATGGATCTGAGAGGCACTTTACGGAAATCTGAGACCAACAGCTCTATCGTTGGGTCTATAGAGAACCGCGGTAGCTCCTCAACTTCCAGGAATGGTTATGATAGCCCTGGTCAAAATGCTGTTTGGAAAACGGAAACAAAAAGCCCTCCATACGAGCGCAGTCATGACAGACAGAGTTCATCCCCCTCAAGGAGGTGCTATGACACAAGAAGCCAGACCCCAATGGGTAGTATTGAGACTAGTAGATCAGAGAGACAGATTCAAGAGGGTCGACGCAGTGCGACTCCAGTCAGGAAAGGCTATGGAACCCCAAGCCAATCAGAGAAAATATCCATTTCAAAGGGGTGGAGTCATGACAAAAAAAGTCCTTCACCATCCAGGAAAGGCTATGAAGCTCAAAGCCAACTGGGACTAAAGAAATCAGAAGCAAAGAGCTCCCTTCACAGCCACAACCAAGACAGCCGACACTCCTCCCCAAGAAGAGTTCTTTACCAAAACTCTGGACAATCATTGATCCGTAAAACCGAAACAAGGCAATCCTCCTCAAGCCATGGACTCAAGAGCCACAGTCCCTCCTCTTCAAGGTGGGGAAATGATGCTCCTAACCAATCTCTTCCACGCAAGTCAGAAAGTGGGCGAAACTCCTCTATGTCTACACTGAGGCATGACCCTGCATGCCACACCCCTCTGAGGAACACTATGAGTGACAGAACTGACTCCACCTCTTATGTAAGAAACACTATGAGCAACCAATCACATCAGGATTCAAATCCTTCATCGGGTCACTGGAGAGGCTCCTCACACTCTCTCCTCAACCAATCAGACTCACGTAACTCCTCCCCCTCACACCACAGCAGTGAGAAGAAACAATTCAGCTCTTCTCAGAAATCCACTCATGTTGTCCGGGAAACTTCACAAAACGAAAGCAGGAGGAGTAGTGTAAGGCTGGGGCAAGAGGTTCAAAATACTACCCCTAAAAACCACCGATCACTGACGAGAAGCCCCTCCCCTCCATTGCAAAGACACACCTCCTCTCAAAGCTCCATGGATTCTGAGTCAAGTCATCTCTCAGCTGGGTCTTCAGGTCTGAACCGGGAGGAATACACCATGATGGCAGATCTTCCGAAGGTCAAAACAGTCTTCCAAAGGGAGGATCAGAGTCACCTGGGAAGAATCGAGAGCCGACAGAGACGAGAACCTCTTTACAAACCAGCCAG TCACTCTCAGACCAAAGCTCCTCACTCAGACTGGGACGAAGCAGAGGATGAAAGAGACAGTGGTACACTCTCAAGAGCTCACTCCTCCAGCTCCCTTCATACACAg AGAGCGAGCACTCCAACCACAGAGAAGATGCACATCTGCTGGAACTTATCCAGAACATCAGGACAGAACCAG AAAGCTCATAGACCATCAGTGTATTTCTCCTGCAGTGTGGAACAGACTGATGAAGAATCCATCCAACAG CCTGATCTGCTGAACTTTAAGAAGGGATGGATGTCTAAACTGGATGAGAGTGGAGAG TGGAGGAAACACTGGTTTGTGTTGACTGATGCTGGACTGAAGTACTACAGAGATTCAGCAGCAGAGGAG CGAGATGATGTGGACGGAGAGATCGATCTGAAGtcatgtgtgaaagtgtgtgagttTGACGTGGAGAAGAACTACGGCTTCCAGATACAG ACGAGAGATGCCATGTTCACTCTGTCTGCCATGACGGCAGGAATCAGGAGGAACTGGATTGAAGTTTTGAGGAAAAGCGTTCGACCGAACAGCTCTCCAGACCTTACACA GTTACCAGACTGCAGCGGTGATAAAGAAAATATTCACCATCGACTACACAGACAATCAGACGCCGCCTCCACCGCAAACATCCCTCAGAGAAAATTTGACTATGTTGAGCTGTCACCTGTAGCCACGCCTTCCACTCCTGCCTCGGCCAGTCAGAGAGAGTCAGGGGAGGGGCAGGTGAAGGAACACAGCCAGTGGCAGGAGGAGAGGGTGCGTGACGACACTCACAGCCAATGGGAGGCGGTGCTGTCACGCAAGGGGGCGGGTCAGCTGTCGGAACAGAGACGAATAGAGGAGGAGATTGAGAGGAAATGGGCGGAGTTTGAGCGGCTGCCACTCAAAGGGATGAGGTCACTTCCACCGATGGGGGCACGGTCTGGCCCGTTAGCCAATCAGGCTCTGGAGAGGGAG GTGGCGTCTCTGAGGCAGCAGCTGGTGGAGTTGCGGGCTGCGCAGGGGGGGAGGGAGGGGTCATGTCGTGGGGCGGAGTCTCGCTGCAGTGAGAGTCTGCAGCAGATGGAGCGCATGCACAGAGAGACGCTGCAGGAGCTGCATAAACAACATGCTCAACAGATCAGCGcactggagagagaaagagatgcacTGCTGCGCGAGGAGACGGAGGCCACCGCACGCG TGATGGAGGCGTTACAGAAAGCATACAAAGAAGAACTGGAGAAAACCACACGACTCGCAGAGAGACACGGagtagatacacacacactcgacaAACAACAACA ggcAGAGATGTCGTCTCTGAGGAGAGAGTTGGACTGTTTGTCTGAGCGATACTCTCATAAGTGTCTGGAACTGAATCGGGCTCAACAACACAACACcgacacagagagacagatgagagagagagacacacagatagaGCAGCTCAAGAGAGATAACCAG GATTTACAGGCTCGTCTCTCAGAGGAGATCAAGGTCATTCAGTCTGTGGTCACAGGTCAGGGGTCAGATGCAGTGAGTGATGGCAGTGACCGGTCATGGTGTGAGACGCAG GTGCTGTTGCGGTTGAGAGAGAATGAACTACAGTATTTGCATAAAGAAA